A region from the Hippoglossus hippoglossus isolate fHipHip1 chromosome 18, fHipHip1.pri, whole genome shotgun sequence genome encodes:
- the LOC117751914 gene encoding uncharacterized protein LOC117751914, whose protein sequence is MKLWRRLCFLVLAVSSTSRGQSSTTDSTHNEEVAGDPDPWDLPPRPESLNDTEHNSTHSTLPPPSSPSHVSENATDPLSTVITTGVETEDGGGSTSAPATTSASETEGAAVRMTTVPMATASSSAEPGTAAAAGGSSLGYVMMVLIFIVIIALCVILFFLRRASRTYSFDLQFPDPIINQFSEPIGTFEPVYLDDLAPNERVATSEPPVANGTSLQSEEKGSNGENGTKSNEESDV, encoded by the exons ATGAAGTTGTGGAGGCGCCTCTGCTTCCTTG TTCTAGCAGTCTCTTCGACTTCCAGAGGACAATCCTCAACTACAGATTCAACGCATAACGAGGAGGTTGCAg GTGACCCGGACCCCTGGGATCTTCCCCCACGGCCCGAGTCTTTGAATGACACCGAACATAACTCCACCCACTCAACGCTgccccccccatcctccccgAGTCATGTGTCGGAAAATGCAACAGATCCGCTTTCAACAGTGATTACG ACGGGCGTGGAAACAGAGGACGGCGGTGGCAGCACATCGGCTCCTGCGACGACCTCGGCCAGTGAGACGGAAGGGGCCGCCGTCCGTATGACCACCGTTCCCATGGCAACAGCAAGCAGCTCAGCAGAGCCAG GGACAGCTGCAGCCGCAGGTGGTTCGTCACTGG gTTATGTGATGATGGTGTTGATCTTTATAGTGATCATTGCTCTGTGTGTCATCCTCTTCTTTCTCAGGAGAGCGTCCAGG ACGTACTCGTTTGACCTCCAGTTCCCAGATCCCATCATTAATCAGTTCAGCGAACCCATCGGCACCTTTGAACCGGTCTACCTCGATGacctag CCCCTAACGAACGAGTGGCCACCAGTGAACCTCCAGTAGCCAACGGCACGAGTCTCCAGTCGGAGGAAAAAGGCTCCAATGGAGAGAACGGTACAAAATCAAATGAAGAATCCGATGTTTAG
- the LOC117751908 gene encoding uncharacterized protein LOC117751908 isoform X3: MSLLVSTSVSSHRDKMILILLLITTISCVCAGKNVVKVKQTDYQAEENDSVTLEWTFTTRSDKSPNLLMILCKLVTDHRVSVVYRLHDGVEVPESQDEQFSGRVQCDRDVLREGQLRLHVSRLRTEDSGQYKCVVRTRYGQSADKCRLNVTATVAQEHTTTTVTPEPLGQERFYNLLGALIMTAVIILVITLWVAAAAAGWTVANVVIRVIVVIAVVVYSIAVATVTAPAMAVLVLALGGSTLLAVFVALLIYCMCRCWVRGQERQQQQLQKVVTIENSD; the protein is encoded by the exons ATGAGTTTATTAGTCTCCACCTCTGTGTCCTCTCACAGAGATAAGATGATCCTGATCCTGCTGCTCATCACCACGATCTCCTGTGTCTGTG caggaaaaaatgttgtgaaagtgaaacagaCCGACTATCAGGCTGAGGAGAACGACAGCGTCACTCTGGAATGGACGTTCACAACCAGAAGTGACAAATCCCCCAACTTACTTATGATCTTGTGTAAACTGGTAACAGACCACAGAGTCTCTGTCGTGTATCGACTACATGACGGTGTTGAG GTCCCGGAGTCTCAGGATGAACAGTTTTCAGGACGAGTCCAGTGTGACAGAGACGTCCTCAGAGAAGGACAACTCAGACTGCATGTGTCCAGACTGAGGACTGAAGACTCAGGCCAGTACAAGTGTGTAGTGAGGACAAGATATGGACAGAGTGCAGACAAATGCCGGCTCAATGTCACTG CCACTGTTGCTCAGGAACATACGACCACAACTGTGACCCCAGAGCCACTGGGTCAGGAAAGGTTCTACAACTTACTAGGTGCACTAATAATGACAGCAGTAATCATACTAGTAATAACATTAtgggtggcagcagcagcagcaggatggacAGTAGCTAATGTAGTGATAAGAGTAATAGTAGTGATAGCAGTAGTAGTATATTCAATAGCAGTAGCAACAGTGACTGCACCAGCAATGGCAGTATTAGTATTGGCGCTGGGAGGATCGACATTATTAGCAGTGTTTGTAGCTCTGTTAATTTACTGTATGTGCCGCTGCTGGGTCAGGGGGCAGgagcgacagcagcagcagctacagaagGTCGTCACAATTGAGAACTCTGactaa
- the LOC117751902 gene encoding uncharacterized protein LOC117751902 isoform X2, translating into MSLLVSTSVSSHRDEMILILLLITTISCVCGTFFVKVTQTDYQAEENDSVTLEWTFTNRSDKSPNLLMILCKLVTDHRVSVVYQLHDGVEDPELQDEQFSGRVQCDRDVLREGRLRLHVSRLRTEDSGQYKCVVRTRYGQSADKCRLNVTATVAQEHTTTTVNPEPLGQERFSILLGALIMTAVIILVITVGKAAAAAGRKVANVVIRVIVVIAAVVVVVVYSIAVVTATAPAVAVLGLLLGGSIILSVFAALSAPWVLIYSGFSHSNSESGPDSISSYRRSSQNDNSYYIQYF; encoded by the exons ATGAGTTTATTAGTCTCCACCTCTGTGTCCTCTCACAGAGATGAGATGATCCTGATCCTGCTGCTCATCACCACGATCTCCTGTGTCTGTG GAACATTTTTTGTGAAAGTGACACAGACCGACTATCAGGCAGAGGAGAACGACAGCGTCACTCTGGAATGGACGTTCACAAACAGAAGTGACAAATCCCCCAACTTACTTATGATCTTGTGTAAACTGGTAACAGACCACAGAGTCTCTGTCGTGTATCAACTACATGACGGTGTTGAGGATCCAGAGCTTCAGGATGAACAGTTTTCAGGACGAGTCCAGTGTGACAGAGACGTCCTCAGAGAAGGACGACTCAGACTTCATGTGTCCAGACTGAGGACTGAAGACTCAGGCCAGTACAAGTGTGTAGTGAGGACAAGATATGGCCAGAGTGCAGACAAATGCCGACTCAATGTCACTG CCACTGTTGCTCAGGAACATACGACCACAACTGTGAACCCAGAGCCACTGGGTCAGGAAAGGTTCTCCATCTTACTAGGTGCACTAATAATGACAGCAGTAATCATACTAGTAATAACAGTagggaaggcagcagcagcagcaggaaggaaagTAGCTAATGTAGTGATAAGAGTAATAGTAGTGAtagcagcagtagtagtagtagtagtatattCAATAGCAGTAGTAACAGCGACTGCACCAGCAGTGGCAGTATTAGGATTGTTGTTGGGAGGATCGATAATATTATCAGTGTTTGCAGCTCTGTCAGCTCCCTGGGTCCTCATCTACTCTGGCTTCAGTCACTCAAATTCAGAGAGTGGGCCTGACAGCATCAGCAGCTACAGAAGGTCGTCACAAAATGACAACTCTTACTATATacaatatttttga
- the LOC117751908 gene encoding uncharacterized protein LOC117751908 isoform X5 has protein sequence MSLLVSTSVSSHRDKMILILLLVTTISCVCARTFVVKVKQTDYQAEENDSVTLEWTFTTRSDKSPNLLMIICKLVTDHRVSVVYRLHDGVEVPESQDEQFSGRVQCDRDVLREGQLRLHVSRLRTEDSGQYKCVVRTRYGQSADKCRLNVTGKWIQ, from the exons ATGAGTTTATTAGTCTCCACCTCTGTGTCCTCTCACAGAGATAAGATGATCCTGATCCTGCTGCTCGTCACCACGATCTCCTGTGTCTGTG cACGAACATTTGttgtgaaagtgaaacagaCCGACTATCAGGCTGAGGAGAACGACAGCGTCACTCTGGAATGGACGTTCACAACCAGAAGTGACAAATCCCCCAACTTACTTATGATCATCTGTAAACTGGTAACAGACCACAGAGTCTCTGTCGTGTATCGACTACATGACGGTGTTGAGGTCCCGGAGTCTCAGGATGAACAGTTTTCAGGACGAGTCCAGTGTGACAGAGACGTCCTCAGAGAAGGACAACTCAGACTGCATGTGTCCAGACTGAGGACTGAAGACTCAGGCCAGTACAAGTGTGTAGTGAGGACAAGATATGGACAGAGTGCAGACAAATGCCGGCTCAATGTCACTGGTAAGTGGATTCAGTAG
- the LOC117751908 gene encoding uncharacterized protein LOC117751908 isoform X2 codes for MSLLVSTSVSSHRDKMILILLLITTISCVCARTFVVKVKQTDYQAEENDSVTLEWTFTTRSDKSPNLLMIICKLVTDHRVSVVYRLHDGVEVPESQDEQFSGRVQCDRDVLREGQLRLHVSRLRTEDSGQYKCVVRTRYGQSADKCRLNVTATVAQEHTTTTVTPEPLGQERFYNLLGALIMTAVIILVITLWVAAAAAGWTVANVVIRVIVVIAVVVYSIAVATVTAPAMAVLVLALGGSTLLAVFVALLIYCMCRCWVRGQERQQQQLQKVVTIENSD; via the exons ATGAGTTTATTAGTCTCCACCTCTGTGTCCTCTCACAGAGATAAGATGATCCTGATCCTGCTGCTCATCACCACGATCTCCTGTGTCTGTG cACGAACATTTGttgtgaaagtgaaacagaCCGACTATCAGGCTGAGGAGAACGACAGCGTCACTCTGGAATGGACGTTCACAACCAGAAGTGACAAATCCCCCAACTTACTTATGATCATCTGTAAACTGGTAACAGACCACAGAGTCTCTGTCGTGTATCGACTACATGACGGTGTTGAGGTCCCGGAGTCTCAGGATGAACAGTTTTCAGGACGAGTCCAGTGTGACAGAGACGTCCTCAGAGAAGGACAACTCAGACTGCATGTGTCCAGACTGAGGACTGAAGACTCAGGCCAGTACAAGTGTGTAGTGAGGACAAGATATGGACAGAGTGCAGACAAATGCCGGCTCAATGTCACTG CCACTGTTGCTCAGGAACATACGACCACAACTGTGACCCCAGAGCCACTGGGTCAGGAAAGGTTCTACAACTTACTAGGTGCACTAATAATGACAGCAGTAATCATACTAGTAATAACATTAtgggtggcagcagcagcagcaggatggacAGTAGCTAATGTAGTGATAAGAGTAATAGTAGTGATAGCAGTAGTAGTATATTCAATAGCAGTAGCAACAGTGACTGCACCAGCAATGGCAGTATTAGTATTGGCGCTGGGAGGATCGACATTATTAGCAGTGTTTGTAGCTCTGTTAATTTACTGTATGTGCCGCTGCTGGGTCAGGGGGCAGgagcgacagcagcagcagctacagaagGTCGTCACAATTGAGAACTCTGactaa
- the LOC117751908 gene encoding uncharacterized protein LOC117751908 isoform X4, with the protein MILILLLITTISCVCARTFVVKVKQTDYQAEENDSVTLEWTFTTRSDKSPNLLMIICKLVTDHRVSVVYRLHDGVEVPESQDEQFSGRVQCDRDVLREGQLRLHVSRLRTEDSGQYKCVVRTRYGQSADKCRLNVTATVAQEHTTTTVTPEPLGQERFYNLLGALIMTAVIILVITLWVAAAAAGWTVANVVIRVIVVIAVVVYSIAVATVTAPAMAVLVLALGGSTLLAVFVALLIYCMCRCWVRGQERQQQQLQKVVTIENSD; encoded by the exons ATGATCCTGATCCTGCTGCTCATCACCACGATCTCCTGTGTCTGTG cACGAACATTTGttgtgaaagtgaaacagaCCGACTATCAGGCTGAGGAGAACGACAGCGTCACTCTGGAATGGACGTTCACAACCAGAAGTGACAAATCCCCCAACTTACTTATGATCATCTGTAAACTGGTAACAGACCACAGAGTCTCTGTCGTGTATCGACTACATGACGGTGTTGAGGTCCCGGAGTCTCAGGATGAACAGTTTTCAGGACGAGTCCAGTGTGACAGAGACGTCCTCAGAGAAGGACAACTCAGACTGCATGTGTCCAGACTGAGGACTGAAGACTCAGGCCAGTACAAGTGTGTAGTGAGGACAAGATATGGACAGAGTGCAGACAAATGCCGGCTCAATGTCACTG CCACTGTTGCTCAGGAACATACGACCACAACTGTGACCCCAGAGCCACTGGGTCAGGAAAGGTTCTACAACTTACTAGGTGCACTAATAATGACAGCAGTAATCATACTAGTAATAACATTAtgggtggcagcagcagcagcaggatggacAGTAGCTAATGTAGTGATAAGAGTAATAGTAGTGATAGCAGTAGTAGTATATTCAATAGCAGTAGCAACAGTGACTGCACCAGCAATGGCAGTATTAGTATTGGCGCTGGGAGGATCGACATTATTAGCAGTGTTTGTAGCTCTGTTAATTTACTGTATGTGCCGCTGCTGGGTCAGGGGGCAGgagcgacagcagcagcagctacagaagGTCGTCACAATTGAGAACTCTGactaa
- the LOC117752176 gene encoding uncharacterized protein LOC117752176: MIPRILLLVTLTADLCDSSGPHFSLCVPSAGTLVVNVKQPRYDAKVDDNVTLEWTFTAETSRSSNALSIICDQTVDRRDSKILYHLHKGIEVQRSQDKQFSGRVQCDEDILREGRLRLHVSRIRSEDSGQYVCEVNRNNDGNYGKCQLVVGKAADQPKSQRPTVTSQPERKMELYIPLLVVAAVLALVLTVGITAALLVKRRSASSCDGRKSISKTEEHLAREKVGHPECGLLSDTVSLPC, from the exons ATGATCCCCCGAATCTTGTTGCTCGTCACACTGACCGCTGACCTCTGTG ATAGTTCAGGTCCTCActtttccctctgtgtcccCTCAGCAGGAACATTAGTTGTCAATGTGAAACAGCCCCGCTATGATGCAAAGGTTGACGACAACGTCACTCTGGAATGGACGTTCACAGCTGAAACCTCAAGATCCTCCAACGCTCTCTCTATTATCTGTGATCAGACCGTTGACCGGAGAGACTCAAAGATCCTGTATCACCTGCATAAGGGTATCGAGGTCCAAAGGTCTCAGGACAAACAGTTTTCAGGACGAGTCCAGTGTGACGAAGACATCCTCAGAGAAGGACGACTCAGACTTCATGTGTCCAGAATCAGGAGTGAAGACTCAGGCCAGTACGTGTGTGAAGTCAACAGGAATAATGATGGAAACTATGGGAAATGTCAACTCGTCGTCGGCA AGGCCGCTGATCAGCCCAAAAGCCAGAGACCAACCGTGACTTCACAaccagagagaaagatggaatTGTACATCCCACTGTTAGTGGTTGCAGCTGTTCTAGCTCTAGTTCTCACAGTTGGGATTACAGCAGCTCTGCTGGTCAAACGCCGCTCTGCTTCTAGTTGTGATGGCAGAAAATCTATTAGTAAGACAGAAGAGCACTTAGCGAGAGAAAAGGTAGGTCACCCAGAGTGTGGACTTCTCTCTGACACTGTCTCTTTACCCTGTTAG
- the LOC117751908 gene encoding uncharacterized protein LOC117751908 isoform X1, which produces MSLLVSTSVSSHRDKMILILLLVTTISCVCARTFVVKVKQTDYQAEENDSVTLEWTFTTRSDKSPNLLMIICKLVTDHRVSVVYRLHDGVEVPESQDEQFSGRVQCDRDVLREGQLRLHVSRLRTEDSGQYKCVVRTRYGQSADKCRLNVTATVAQEHTTTTVTPEPLGQERFYNLLGALIMTAVIILVITLWVAAAAAGWTVANVVIRVIVVIAVVVYSIAVATVTAPAMAVLVLALGGSTLLAVFVALLIYCMCRCWVRGQERQQQQLQKVVTIENSD; this is translated from the exons ATGAGTTTATTAGTCTCCACCTCTGTGTCCTCTCACAGAGATAAGATGATCCTGATCCTGCTGCTCGTCACCACGATCTCCTGTGTCTGTG cACGAACATTTGttgtgaaagtgaaacagaCCGACTATCAGGCTGAGGAGAACGACAGCGTCACTCTGGAATGGACGTTCACAACCAGAAGTGACAAATCCCCCAACTTACTTATGATCATCTGTAAACTGGTAACAGACCACAGAGTCTCTGTCGTGTATCGACTACATGACGGTGTTGAGGTCCCGGAGTCTCAGGATGAACAGTTTTCAGGACGAGTCCAGTGTGACAGAGACGTCCTCAGAGAAGGACAACTCAGACTGCATGTGTCCAGACTGAGGACTGAAGACTCAGGCCAGTACAAGTGTGTAGTGAGGACAAGATATGGACAGAGTGCAGACAAATGCCGGCTCAATGTCACTG CCACTGTTGCTCAGGAACATACGACCACAACTGTGACCCCAGAGCCACTGGGTCAGGAAAGGTTCTACAACTTACTAGGTGCACTAATAATGACAGCAGTAATCATACTAGTAATAACATTAtgggtggcagcagcagcagcaggatggacAGTAGCTAATGTAGTGATAAGAGTAATAGTAGTGATAGCAGTAGTAGTATATTCAATAGCAGTAGCAACAGTGACTGCACCAGCAATGGCAGTATTAGTATTGGCGCTGGGAGGATCGACATTATTAGCAGTGTTTGTAGCTCTGTTAATTTACTGTATGTGCCGCTGCTGGGTCAGGGGGCAGgagcgacagcagcagcagctacagaagGTCGTCACAATTGAGAACTCTGactaa
- the LOC117751902 gene encoding uncharacterized protein LOC117751902 isoform X1 — MSLLVSTSVSSHRDEMILILLLITTISCVCAGTFFVKVTQTDYQAEENDSVTLEWTFTNRSDKSPNLLMILCKLVTDHRVSVVYQLHDGVEDPELQDEQFSGRVQCDRDVLREGRLRLHVSRLRTEDSGQYKCVVRTRYGQSADKCRLNVTATVAQEHTTTTVNPEPLGQERFSILLGALIMTAVIILVITVGKAAAAAGRKVANVVIRVIVVIAAVVVVVVYSIAVVTATAPAVAVLGLLLGGSIILSVFAALSAPWVLIYSGFSHSNSESGPDSISSYRRSSQNDNSYYIQYF, encoded by the exons ATGAGTTTATTAGTCTCCACCTCTGTGTCCTCTCACAGAGATGAGATGATCCTGATCCTGCTGCTCATCACCACGATCTCCTGTGTCTGTG CAGGAACATTTTTTGTGAAAGTGACACAGACCGACTATCAGGCAGAGGAGAACGACAGCGTCACTCTGGAATGGACGTTCACAAACAGAAGTGACAAATCCCCCAACTTACTTATGATCTTGTGTAAACTGGTAACAGACCACAGAGTCTCTGTCGTGTATCAACTACATGACGGTGTTGAGGATCCAGAGCTTCAGGATGAACAGTTTTCAGGACGAGTCCAGTGTGACAGAGACGTCCTCAGAGAAGGACGACTCAGACTTCATGTGTCCAGACTGAGGACTGAAGACTCAGGCCAGTACAAGTGTGTAGTGAGGACAAGATATGGCCAGAGTGCAGACAAATGCCGACTCAATGTCACTG CCACTGTTGCTCAGGAACATACGACCACAACTGTGAACCCAGAGCCACTGGGTCAGGAAAGGTTCTCCATCTTACTAGGTGCACTAATAATGACAGCAGTAATCATACTAGTAATAACAGTagggaaggcagcagcagcagcaggaaggaaagTAGCTAATGTAGTGATAAGAGTAATAGTAGTGAtagcagcagtagtagtagtagtagtatattCAATAGCAGTAGTAACAGCGACTGCACCAGCAGTGGCAGTATTAGGATTGTTGTTGGGAGGATCGATAATATTATCAGTGTTTGCAGCTCTGTCAGCTCCCTGGGTCCTCATCTACTCTGGCTTCAGTCACTCAAATTCAGAGAGTGGGCCTGACAGCATCAGCAGCTACAGAAGGTCGTCACAAAATGACAACTCTTACTATATacaatatttttga